A genome region from Baekduia alba includes the following:
- a CDS encoding TetR/AcrR family transcriptional regulator produces the protein MKTPPTARGQRTRAALVAAARTVFERDGYLNARLTDITAEARCSTGSFYTYFTNKEEIFAAVLEEAQEEMLHPHVREVVDDEDPIAVIEASNRAYLTAYERNAKLMRLLDQVATIDDDVRELRRRRGLLFAERNARSIRDLQTRGLADPDLDPVLAARALSAMVGRMANSVYVLGDHVDQDVLVATLTRLWANALRLPVPAAPARRRRAAR, from the coding sequence GTGAAGACGCCTCCGACCGCCCGCGGCCAGCGCACCCGCGCCGCGCTCGTCGCCGCCGCGCGCACCGTCTTCGAGCGCGACGGCTACCTCAACGCCCGCCTCACCGACATCACGGCGGAGGCCCGCTGCTCGACCGGGTCGTTCTACACGTACTTCACGAACAAGGAGGAGATCTTCGCCGCGGTCCTCGAAGAGGCCCAAGAGGAGATGCTCCACCCCCACGTCCGCGAGGTCGTCGACGACGAAGATCCGATCGCGGTCATCGAGGCCAGCAACCGCGCGTACCTCACCGCCTACGAGCGCAACGCCAAGTTGATGCGGTTGCTCGACCAGGTCGCGACGATCGACGACGACGTCCGCGAGCTGCGTCGCCGCCGCGGCCTGCTCTTCGCCGAGCGCAACGCGCGCTCGATCCGCGACCTCCAGACGCGCGGCCTCGCCGACCCCGACCTCGATCCGGTCCTCGCGGCCCGCGCGCTCAGCGCGATGGTCGGCCGCATGGCCAACTCCGTCTACGTCCTCGGCGACCACGTCGACCAGGACGTCCTGGTCGCCACGCTCACGCGGCTGTGGGCGAATGCCCTTCGGCTGCCGGTGCCTGCGGCGCCGGCGCGGCGCCGGCGCGCCGCGCGCTGA
- a CDS encoding phosphotriesterase family protein, whose amino-acid sequence MSRPVPVVGGAVESSALGRTLMHEHIFVRTPELQEAWPGFMGFADEDAVVADAHEKLKAIKASGIDTIVDMTAPGLGRQVKRVARAVEGTGLNVIVVTGYYTYTDLPFPMKYNGPGRFVNTDPDDAFLVDLFVRDIEEGIEGTDIKAGVVKCCTDEPGVTPDIERLIRAVAKTHLRTDVPIMTHTHAKSRRGLDQQRILAEEGVDLSRVLIGHSNETSDVEYLVEMMEAGSYLGFDRCGLMVDHPLADQQETLVELCKRGYAGQIVLSQDRHCYSDWLPEDGVLAMLPDWHHGFVQQSLIPALLENGVTQEQVDQMMLKNPVDFFSARRAGAAPAPQAPAAEGHSPTAA is encoded by the coding sequence ATGTCCCGTCCCGTCCCCGTCGTCGGCGGCGCCGTGGAGTCATCCGCGCTGGGCCGCACGCTCATGCACGAGCACATCTTCGTCCGGACGCCGGAGCTCCAGGAGGCCTGGCCCGGGTTCATGGGCTTCGCCGACGAGGACGCCGTGGTCGCCGACGCCCACGAGAAGCTGAAGGCCATCAAGGCGTCGGGGATCGACACCATCGTCGACATGACCGCGCCCGGCCTCGGCCGCCAGGTCAAGCGGGTCGCGCGCGCCGTCGAGGGCACCGGCCTCAACGTGATCGTGGTGACCGGGTACTACACCTACACCGACCTGCCGTTCCCGATGAAGTACAACGGGCCGGGCCGGTTCGTCAACACCGATCCCGACGACGCGTTCCTGGTCGACCTCTTCGTGCGCGACATCGAAGAGGGCATCGAGGGCACCGACATCAAGGCCGGCGTCGTGAAGTGCTGCACCGACGAGCCGGGCGTCACGCCGGACATCGAGCGGCTGATCCGCGCGGTCGCCAAGACGCACCTGCGCACCGACGTGCCGATCATGACCCACACGCACGCCAAGTCGCGCCGGGGCCTGGACCAGCAGCGCATCCTGGCCGAGGAGGGCGTCGACCTCTCACGGGTGCTGATCGGTCACAGCAACGAGACGTCCGACGTGGAGTACCTGGTCGAGATGATGGAGGCCGGGTCCTACCTCGGCTTCGACCGCTGCGGGCTGATGGTCGACCATCCGCTGGCCGACCAGCAGGAGACGCTCGTCGAGCTGTGCAAGCGCGGCTACGCGGGGCAGATCGTCCTGTCGCAGGACCGCCACTGCTACTCGGACTGGCTTCCCGAGGACGGCGTGCTGGCGATGCTGCCCGACTGGCACCACGGCTTCGTCCAGCAGTCGCTCATCCCGGCGCTGCTCGAGAACGGCGTGACGCAGGAGCAGGTCGATCAGATGATGCTGAAGAACCCGGTCGACTTCTTCAGCGCGCGGCGCGCCGGCGCCGCGCCGGCGCCGCAGGCACCGGCAGCCGAAGGGCATTCGCCCACAGCCGCGTGA